One genomic region from Vidua macroura isolate BioBank_ID:100142 chromosome 18, ASM2450914v1, whole genome shotgun sequence encodes:
- the RAN gene encoding GTP-binding nuclear protein Ran, with amino-acid sequence MAAQGEPQVQFKLVLVGDGGTGKTTFVKRHLTGEFEKKYVATLGVEVHPLVFHTNRGPIKFNVWDTAGQEKFGGLRDGYYIQAQCAIIMFDVTSRVTYKNVPNWHRDLVRVCENIPIVLCGNKVDIKDRKVKAKSIVFHRKKNLQYYDISAKSNYNFEKPFLWLARKLIGDPNLEFVAMPALAPPEVVMDPALAAQYEQDLQIAQTTALPDEDDDL; translated from the exons ATGGCCGCCCAAGGAGAGCCCCAAGTGCAGTTTAAG CTTGTTCTGGTTGGTGACGGTGGCACTGGTAAAACAACATTTGTAAAGCGTCACTTGACTGGTGAATTTGAAAAGAAGTATGTAG CAACACTGGGTGTTGAAGTTCATCCTCTGGTGTTCCATACTAACAGAGGCCCTATCAAGTTTAATGTATGGGACACAGCTGGCCAGGAGAAGTTTGGTGGCCTGCGTGATGGCTACTATATCCAAG CTCAGTGTGCCATCATCATGTTTGATGTAACATCAAGAGTTACTTACAAGAATGTACCTAATTGGCATAGGGATCTGGTACGAGTATGTGAAAATATCCCCATAGTGTTGTGTGGCAACAAAGTGGATATTAAGGACAGAAAAGTCAAGGCAAAATCCATTGTGTTCCATAGGAAGAAGAATCTCCAG tATTATGACATTTCAGCTAAGAGTAACTACAACTTTGAGAAGCCTTTCCTGTGGCTTGCTAGGAAGCTAATTGGAGATCCCAACCTGGAGTTTGTTGCCATGCCTGCGCTTGCACCTCCTGAAGTTGTTATGgacccagcactggcagcacagTACGAGCAAGACTTACAG ATTGCTCAGACCACTGCACTGCCAGATGAAGATGATGACCTGTGA
- the LOC128816458 gene encoding translation initiation factor IF-2-like — MQVGLYEEWEITAVRHVEGKPIVPESCSVKPSCGKRLFIEPHWRQSNSFSNQLRAFFPLCLQREHQQLTAPQGILWMQQGGTAGTAAVSGTAGQLGSARTAERCSCHQGCPGPGCAACPERCARCWPLAAPGPPAGCWTCPARPPEGWEARPGRSGPWRTGSRPGRELRGLRGRLRLPSAPWQQRTGSCGPRVLPRPQRGPAGKASGRTQARRSGRLPRRSGTGRGWPAGRRSHQPGGADQDAALPRGSGGRAGHTFWPAGLTGPCPLPTVPRARGRAWCALCPVPSPVPAVPGVRPRAMPGAHCA, encoded by the coding sequence ATGCAGGTCGGTTTGTATGAAGAATGGGAAATCACGGCCGTGAGGCACGTTGAAGGAAAGCCCATCGTACCCGAGAGCTGTTCAGTTAAACCCTCCTGCGGTAAACGCCTCTTTATTGAACCACACTGGAGGCAGTCGAACAGCTTTTCTAACCAACTACGTgccttttttccactttgtctgCAGAGAGAGCATCAGCAGCTGACAGCGCCTCAGGGGATTTTATGGATGCAGCAGGGAGGCACGGCGGGCACAGCGGCTGTGTCAGGCACAGCCGGACAGCTCGGGAGTGCCCGCACGGCCGAGCGCTGCTCCTGCCACCAGGgctgccccgggccgggctgcgcGGCCTGTCCGGAGCGCTGCGCTCGGTGCTGGCCCCTCGCGGCACCGGGGCCACCGGCGGGCTGCTGGACGTGCCCAGCGAGGCCACCAGAGGGGTGGGAAGCGCGTCCCGGGAGGAGCGGCCCTTGGAGGACGGGAAGCCGTcctgggagggagctgagggggCTCCGGGGGCGCCTCCggctcccctcagccccctgGCAGCAGCGCACCGGGAGCTGCGGGCCGCGCGTCCTGCCGCGCCCGCAGCGAGGCCCCGCGGGAAAGGCCTCAGGCCGCACTCAGGCTAGGCGCTCGGGAAGGCTGCCCCGCCGCTCGGGCACCGGGAGAGGATGGCCAGCGGGGCGACGCAGCCACCAGCCCGGAGGTGCTGACCAGGATGCGGCGCTGCCCCGCGGTTCGGGAGGCCGAGCTGGGCACACGTTCTGGCCGGCTGGCCTCACGGGGCCGTGCCCGCTGCCCACTGTGCCCAGGGCCCGGGGCCGTGCCTGGTGCGCGCTGTGCCCGGTGCCAAGCCCGGTGCCTGCTGTGCCCGGTGTCAGGCCCAGGGCCATGCCCGGTGCCCACTGTGCCTAG